One genomic region from Bacillus sp. SLBN-46 encodes:
- a CDS encoding DUF5317 family protein produces MKYFLLLAILFTLVKKRNPLTFIHNIEFQWPLLIIISFGVQIALAFITIETKNKLEWILVLTFLGIIIGLWKNRHLAGIKWMVAGALLNLSALLLHGGLMPVSEEALILTGQTDPSFESDSRHQLMEDSMPYWILGDWIPVFRFVLSPGDFLVGIGIILLIYFHSSKIKRKGERQ; encoded by the coding sequence TTGAAATATTTTCTATTATTAGCCATCCTTTTTACACTAGTAAAAAAAAGAAATCCGCTGACATTTATTCATAATATTGAATTTCAATGGCCTCTTCTTATTATTATCAGCTTTGGCGTACAAATCGCTCTTGCATTCATCACGATTGAAACCAAAAACAAGCTAGAATGGATTCTTGTTCTTACCTTCCTTGGAATCATTATCGGTTTATGGAAGAACAGACATTTGGCAGGGATCAAATGGATGGTTGCAGGGGCGCTATTAAATTTGTCGGCACTGTTGCTGCATGGGGGATTAATGCCTGTTTCTGAAGAAGCTCTCATCCTAACAGGACAAACAGATCCTTCTTTCGAGAGTGATTCTCGACACCAGCTTATGGAAGATTCCATGCCATATTGGATTCTGGGTGATTGGATTCCAGTTTTTCGATTTGTATTAAGCCCTGGTGACTTTTTAGTTGGCATTGGAATAATCCTCTTGATTTATTTTCATTCCTCAAAGATCAAACGAAAAGGTGAGAGACAATGA
- a CDS encoding HD domain-containing phosphohydrolase, producing the protein MKVVNGYTISLVIISCVSFLYSITQVNTSFMPYFLIIAGIVIVLEICPVRLPSGDQYSAGSIGFLFLLIHSGFSFSILAIYLATGAYFLKSLKMRKVRLIHLFVTIGMYVGSIIASLLVWKLTESVFLLFRIGLVSVVFEMVNFMLLEGIEVTIFGKKMFTNLKTKIVELLIPVVVSIIVLSRLTYIESDTELLFSMFYSLFFLLVVNFFSRESIKQLTLRKSISEAFIQVLEGRITPSLAGHGNRVGIICDTILEDLAYPKRKRFDLVQAATIHDIGKALLPSYIFRKRGDMTLSEEREYKTHPEKAVEMVKTMFPKESFSDWILYHHERWDGKGFPKRTPGRRDSP; encoded by the coding sequence ATGAAAGTGGTAAATGGGTACACGATTAGTTTAGTAATTATCTCCTGTGTATCTTTTTTGTATTCAATAACTCAAGTAAATACGTCTTTCATGCCTTATTTTTTGATTATAGCCGGGATTGTAATTGTTTTAGAAATTTGTCCGGTACGATTGCCTAGTGGGGACCAATATTCAGCAGGCAGTATTGGATTCTTGTTTTTGCTGATTCACAGTGGCTTTTCTTTTTCCATCTTAGCGATTTATCTAGCCACAGGTGCTTATTTTTTAAAGAGTTTAAAAATGAGGAAAGTCCGGCTGATTCATCTTTTTGTAACCATTGGAATGTATGTGGGTTCTATAATTGCCTCCCTTCTGGTCTGGAAATTGACGGAATCGGTATTCTTGTTATTTAGAATTGGACTTGTCTCCGTAGTATTTGAAATGGTGAATTTTATGTTGTTAGAGGGAATCGAGGTAACTATATTTGGTAAAAAAATGTTTACCAATCTTAAAACGAAAATAGTTGAATTACTAATTCCTGTGGTTGTTAGTATCATTGTCCTTTCCCGTCTAACTTATATTGAATCTGATACTGAATTACTCTTCTCTATGTTCTACTCGTTATTTTTCCTATTAGTGGTTAACTTCTTTTCTCGTGAATCTATCAAACAGCTAACCCTTAGAAAGTCAATATCAGAAGCATTCATTCAGGTTCTAGAAGGTCGTATTACCCCTAGTCTCGCAGGACATGGAAATCGTGTAGGGATCATTTGTGACACAATTCTGGAAGACTTAGCTTATCCGAAGAGAAAGCGGTTTGATTTGGTGCAAGCAGCTACTATTCATGATATCGGAAAAGCTCTTCTTCCATCCTATATTTTTAGAAAAAGAGGAGACATGACTCTTTCAGAGGAACGTGAATATAAAACACATCCTGAAAAAGCAGTGGAGATGGTTAAAACGATGTTTCCGAAAGAATCCTTTTCTGATTGGATTCTCTATCACCATGAACGGTGGGATGGAAAGGGTTTTCCAAAAAGGACTCCAGGGAGAAGAGATTCCCCTTGA
- a CDS encoding ATP-binding protein, protein MERVFQKGLQGEEIPLESRILALANELDHFISRNHDPETILKLLVEKSGTWLDPQLVKKVELHHIEMVLENILPYQEETKTETVHQYSEHGTYSNLGESYFIKVKNGTVVSQKNELPIDFALSLAEIASKRKETVHETFTSDHHTFDLHAHLEPNGEITIFVHDLTPYLGYRKSLEKHILESYVEVVNTVSDGKITLHSSKTSLMKQLGEQIADIPVNSNSDVPKSRKLTMEVLQQMPTEMNSMQVQVAVSEAVTNILKHATSGSLSIYRRGQLLQFLISDKGSGIPLHEIPKTILVSGYSSKRSLGQGFKMISNFSNGVSIYTSSEGTSILIEYKQQRKNNDEPGDVA, encoded by the coding sequence ATGGAAAGGGTTTTCCAAAAAGGACTCCAGGGAGAAGAGATTCCCCTTGAGTCTAGAATTTTAGCGTTAGCTAACGAGTTAGATCACTTTATTTCACGTAATCATGATCCGGAAACGATTTTAAAGTTGCTTGTAGAAAAATCAGGAACGTGGTTAGATCCTCAATTAGTAAAAAAAGTGGAACTGCATCATATCGAGATGGTACTGGAGAACATCCTTCCATATCAGGAGGAGACAAAAACGGAAACAGTTCATCAATACTCTGAACATGGCACGTATTCGAATTTAGGAGAATCGTACTTCATTAAAGTAAAAAATGGCACAGTTGTTTCACAAAAAAATGAGCTGCCTATCGATTTTGCTCTTTCTCTAGCAGAAATAGCTAGTAAGCGGAAAGAGACGGTTCATGAAACGTTTACAAGTGATCATCACACCTTTGACCTTCACGCTCATTTAGAGCCGAATGGTGAGATTACGATTTTTGTCCATGATCTTACGCCTTATCTAGGTTATAGAAAGAGTTTGGAAAAACACATTTTAGAGTCCTATGTAGAAGTGGTAAACACCGTTTCAGATGGAAAAATTACGCTTCACTCTTCAAAAACTAGCCTTATGAAACAGTTAGGAGAACAAATCGCAGATATTCCAGTAAATAGCAATTCGGATGTACCGAAAAGCCGGAAATTGACAATGGAAGTTTTGCAACAAATGCCAACAGAAATGAATTCCATGCAGGTACAAGTGGCTGTTTCAGAGGCAGTAACGAATATTCTTAAGCACGCTACTAGCGGGAGTTTATCGATATACCGACGAGGTCAGTTACTGCAGTTTTTAATTTCTGATAAAGGATCAGGGATCCCACTGCATGAAATTCCCAAAACTATCTTGGTTTCGGGTTATTCTAGTAAACGTTCATTAGGTCAAGGATTCAAAATGATATCAAATTTTTCTAATGGGGTATCCATTTATACATCTTCTGAAGGGACTAGCATTTTAATTGAATATAAACAGCAAAGAAAAAATAACGATGAGCCTGGAGATGTTGCCTAA
- a CDS encoding PilZ domain-containing protein, with protein sequence MENERREFGRVDFDTSVKLLILEPFYKIVSMDDASKNGLRIVTELNLELHEVFTFKNIEVENSISFQAKVVRKRPVESGLFSYGLVIES encoded by the coding sequence ATGGAAAACGAACGTCGAGAGTTTGGAAGAGTTGATTTTGACACCTCGGTGAAATTGTTGATATTAGAACCCTTTTACAAGATTGTTTCTATGGATGATGCTAGTAAAAACGGATTGCGAATCGTTACGGAATTGAATTTGGAATTGCATGAAGTGTTTACTTTTAAAAACATTGAAGTAGAGAATAGCATTTCGTTTCAAGCAAAAGTGGTCCGGAAAAGGCCTGTAGAAAGTGGTTTGTTTAGCTACGGATTGGTAATAGAGAGTTAA
- a CDS encoding STAS domain-containing protein, which produces MSLIVEKQHEKKCAVIRIKGILDITTIEDFVTQIEVLPEVHSLILDFSNLEFIDSTGIGAIMELIYLAKENNFSIELQGMDEGIKQIFEVVGLFTIMKVLKREGA; this is translated from the coding sequence ATGAGTTTAATAGTTGAAAAGCAGCACGAAAAAAAGTGCGCCGTTATCCGAATAAAGGGTATTTTAGATATTACTACAATAGAAGACTTTGTTACACAAATCGAAGTATTACCTGAGGTGCATTCTCTCATTCTAGATTTTTCAAACCTGGAATTTATTGACTCTACAGGTATAGGAGCCATTATGGAATTAATTTATCTAGCAAAGGAAAACAATTTTTCTATTGAATTACAAGGGATGGATGAAGGGATTAAGCAGATTTTTGAGGTAGTTGGTTTATTTACGATTATGAAGGTCCTCAAAAGGGAGGGAGCATGA
- a CDS encoding PP2C family protein-serine/threonine phosphatase: MKFRDRLTFKHAPSVSEETQDELRILKREINLARNIQTQLLNAKPPKLISGEVIGSSIPARLIGGDYFDFYPLANGKIRIVIGDVMGKGIPAAMLMILTRGAFRSAAESTAGPGETLTAMNNALYNDLRSLKSFVTVFCSDWDPKLGILTFANAGHHLPLYFDENKVEELPKVTGVMLGGLPNQVYHESQIHLKPTQTVYFYTDGIVEAQNQEGEQFKLERLITTLLQNQGRSVQELEQAVVLDVFQFMNGVNQKDDITMVILQVGEHSTDIACYNSPMIQSEGGMHDE, encoded by the coding sequence TTGAAGTTTCGTGACCGACTTACTTTCAAACATGCTCCTTCCGTGTCCGAAGAAACGCAGGATGAATTACGTATTTTGAAACGAGAAATAAATTTAGCTAGAAATATTCAAACCCAACTCTTAAATGCAAAACCTCCCAAATTAATTTCTGGTGAAGTGATTGGGTCTTCCATTCCAGCAAGACTTATTGGTGGAGATTATTTTGACTTCTATCCTCTAGCTAATGGAAAAATACGGATTGTTATTGGGGATGTGATGGGGAAAGGTATACCTGCAGCCATGTTAATGATTTTGACGAGAGGGGCATTTCGTAGTGCAGCTGAAAGTACGGCAGGCCCAGGTGAAACGTTAACGGCAATGAATAATGCCTTATATAACGATCTGCGTTCCCTAAAATCTTTTGTTACCGTTTTCTGTTCAGATTGGGACCCCAAACTAGGAATTCTTACTTTTGCAAACGCGGGTCATCATCTTCCTCTCTATTTTGATGAAAATAAAGTGGAGGAACTTCCAAAAGTCACAGGAGTGATGCTGGGAGGTTTACCAAACCAGGTCTATCATGAAAGTCAGATACATTTAAAGCCCACTCAAACTGTTTATTTTTATACGGATGGAATTGTCGAGGCCCAAAACCAAGAGGGAGAGCAATTCAAATTAGAGCGGCTAATTACTACCTTGCTGCAAAATCAAGGAAGAAGTGTTCAGGAACTGGAACAAGCAGTTGTTCTAGATGTTTTTCAATTTATGAATGGAGTGAATCAAAAAGATGATATCACCATGGTGATTCTACAAGTAGGCGAGCACTCAACAGACATCGCCTGTTATAATTCACCAATGATTCAATCGGAAGGAGGCATGCATGATGAGTGA
- a CDS encoding FapA family protein, with amino-acid sequence MMSEVMISRGKTLDQAIENGLSLLDIPKSQVDIEIIQPETKRLFGILGTKPAVVRLIKKPKQSKGGLNMETHPADHHVSHEIDSINFKYRKNEKNGLLGKVWVKDGRVYCKETDHHYPTITPVKGINLYKNGELVRKTTVLMEKDQVKIELKAERKEPTWSISLDDRKMEATLQVEPGFQKTYRLVDQEPISNLQLEVSVEEKAINPLQPIHIEQKMKELGIRIGIRREEIQKAMDATEPGKYLIAKGVEPFKGEDGWLETVVDTNWENNRWKFIKNGKLDFHRFTTFPNVETGHLLGIIHPSKPGKIGYTVTGEDIKPEAVREMVVQTGRGVDIVDQGSKLVAVESGRLSIQSKELKTKVSVIPRLIHSTDVDSVSGNLRYYGDIEVRGNVKGGMELLALCDIYVQGTVEQSKLISGNSIIICQNVFNSSLHAGKSNDLILQIEHVMRRVSAELKGLAQAVDQVYQSPVFKTSDIVKMGLSSLLKILLEKKFKTLPALIKDLNELISRADQLQILEAEIKELLIDLSNGFLKVLPTQFQEASDIITLADRIHDLCPDVQDENAMMTLPYALNSEITCCGDISITGKGCINSTIHSEGKVKISGSLRGGEVYSALGVEAEETGTKGGLVTRIRVPEGQTIQINHALEGTIIQIGNQSYEFEREEKSVFARVTPEGRLLLF; translated from the coding sequence ATGATGAGTGAAGTTATGATTTCAAGAGGGAAGACACTTGATCAAGCCATTGAAAACGGTCTGAGTTTATTGGATATACCGAAGTCTCAGGTAGATATTGAAATTATTCAACCAGAGACAAAGCGGTTGTTTGGTATCCTTGGGACAAAGCCAGCTGTGGTTCGTTTAATCAAAAAACCAAAGCAGTCGAAGGGTGGATTGAACATGGAAACTCACCCAGCAGATCACCATGTTTCCCACGAGATTGATAGTATAAATTTTAAATATAGAAAAAATGAAAAGAACGGATTATTAGGTAAGGTGTGGGTGAAAGATGGACGAGTTTATTGTAAGGAAACGGACCATCATTACCCGACCATTACACCTGTTAAGGGAATAAACCTCTATAAAAACGGGGAATTGGTTAGGAAAACAACAGTACTCATGGAAAAGGATCAAGTCAAAATTGAACTTAAAGCAGAAAGGAAAGAACCAACTTGGTCTATTAGTCTGGATGACAGAAAAATGGAGGCCACGCTTCAGGTGGAACCAGGTTTTCAAAAAACATATCGATTGGTTGATCAGGAGCCGATTTCTAACTTACAGCTTGAAGTATCGGTAGAGGAGAAAGCAATCAATCCTCTTCAACCCATTCACATTGAACAAAAAATGAAAGAGTTAGGTATAAGAATAGGGATCCGTAGGGAAGAGATTCAAAAGGCCATGGATGCAACAGAACCAGGAAAATATCTGATTGCTAAAGGGGTGGAACCTTTTAAAGGCGAAGATGGTTGGCTAGAGACAGTAGTAGATACGAACTGGGAGAATAATAGGTGGAAATTCATAAAAAATGGAAAACTAGACTTTCATAGATTTACTACCTTTCCTAATGTGGAAACAGGACACCTGTTAGGAATCATTCATCCTTCCAAGCCGGGTAAAATAGGTTATACCGTAACGGGCGAGGACATTAAGCCCGAAGCTGTAAGAGAAATGGTAGTGCAAACTGGGAGAGGAGTCGACATTGTTGATCAAGGTTCTAAGCTGGTCGCGGTGGAATCGGGAAGGCTGTCTATTCAATCCAAAGAACTGAAAACAAAAGTGTCTGTGATTCCTAGGTTGATTCATTCAACAGATGTTGATTCTGTGTCTGGCAATCTACGATATTATGGAGATATTGAAGTTAGAGGGAATGTAAAAGGTGGGATGGAGCTCCTAGCGTTATGCGACATTTATGTTCAGGGGACGGTAGAACAATCAAAACTTATTTCAGGGAATAGCATCATTATCTGTCAAAATGTGTTTAATAGTTCTCTTCACGCAGGGAAGAGCAATGATTTAATTTTACAAATAGAGCATGTAATGAGAAGAGTTTCTGCGGAATTAAAAGGATTGGCCCAAGCAGTTGACCAAGTGTATCAATCTCCTGTTTTTAAAACATCTGATATTGTGAAAATGGGATTAAGTTCCCTGCTAAAAATTTTGTTGGAGAAAAAGTTTAAAACCTTACCAGCTTTAATCAAGGATTTAAACGAGCTAATATCAAGAGCTGATCAACTACAAATACTAGAGGCAGAAATAAAAGAACTGCTGATAGATTTATCTAACGGATTCTTGAAGGTCCTGCCTACACAATTTCAGGAAGCATCAGACATTATTACATTGGCAGATCGAATTCATGATCTATGTCCGGATGTCCAGGATGAAAATGCCATGATGACCCTTCCGTATGCATTGAATAGTGAAATTACCTGCTGTGGAGATATCTCTATAACTGGAAAAGGCTGTATTAACTCAACTATTCATTCTGAAGGAAAAGTGAAAATCAGTGGAAGTCTCCGTGGGGGAGAAGTATATTCGGCACTTGGGGTGGAAGCAGAAGAGACAGGAACAAAAGGTGGATTGGTGACGCGTATTCGTGTCCCTGAAGGACAAACAATCCAAATAAACCATGCGCTGGAAGGGACGATCATCCAAATTGGAAATCAATCCTACGAATTTGAACGCGAGGAAAAAAGTGTTTTCGCTAGAGTAACACCTGAAGGAAGACTGCTGTTATTTTAA
- a CDS encoding STAS domain-containing protein, with translation MFEYQIIIHEVEKATALLKGDIDIEATELMEEELLTVLKKYQEVELHFKDVLFVDSTGIGLLMNQVRELTERKVKVTITHLSEDVYQVFDLLQIPEILGHDVFSS, from the coding sequence ATGTTTGAATATCAGATCATCATACATGAAGTGGAAAAGGCGACCGCACTGTTAAAGGGAGATATAGATATTGAGGCCACAGAATTGATGGAAGAAGAATTGCTTACTGTTTTAAAGAAGTACCAAGAGGTAGAACTACATTTTAAAGATGTTTTATTTGTTGATTCTACAGGAATAGGGTTATTAATGAACCAAGTTCGGGAGCTTACAGAACGAAAAGTGAAGGTAACGATTACCCATTTAAGTGAGGACGTCTATCAAGTATTCGATCTTTTGCAAATTCCAGAAATATTAGGGCATGACGTCTTCTCGAGCTGA
- a CDS encoding 4-vinyl reductase, translating to MEIFTYEDLKKIDRPTLGNMIPLELFRTIRLIGMYQGLPMNGKNTTIAVGRKIGQSLPVQTIEDALQIFKDLKIGIPTIINATENEIHIKIEDCFCKGLPIHEGNMTCDLEGAILEGAFSLIYDKKVIVREVKCNVNGDEHCEYVIKILG from the coding sequence ATGGAAATTTTTACGTATGAAGATTTAAAAAAAATTGATAGACCCACCTTAGGCAATATGATTCCCCTCGAATTATTTAGAACCATCCGATTAATTGGGATGTATCAAGGCTTACCGATGAATGGGAAAAACACGACTATAGCTGTAGGAAGAAAAATTGGCCAAAGCCTCCCCGTTCAAACCATCGAGGATGCGTTACAAATATTTAAGGATCTAAAAATCGGCATTCCAACGATTATCAACGCTACAGAAAATGAGATTCATATTAAAATTGAAGACTGTTTCTGTAAAGGCCTTCCGATTCATGAAGGAAATATGACATGTGATTTAGAAGGGGCAATTTTAGAAGGCGCTTTTTCCCTCATTTATGATAAAAAAGTGATTGTTCGTGAAGTGAAATGTAATGTAAATGGCGATGAGCATTGTGAATATGTGATAAAAATACTTGGTTAG
- a CDS encoding BglG family transcription antiterminator, with the protein MMIEKRPAQLLNYLIKVKETTINQVIDHTRLTKRQIFYDLDKINHWLKGNGLPPIPFKGIHQIVMPDSVMQYVRKQQMTSQERGFVLNEEERLIFIYLYLFIRKEPISSIHLTQLLQVSKNTVISDVKKANEWNEPFLVKICYTRRQGYHLMGTEFDKRVLVMEHLSKILQEPYGERMIDYLLNRTDYSIPIDSLKSVIKMIEKNYKLHFVEERLTPFTYFLLLYSYRSREKKFVQFHSSEMDVLKQDPMRMVAIQLIQSLHFEEEESEICYLTIQLLGLSLGNGLIPDGDRDLLFKLCLQLVSEFESKACIGFEKKNEVIQSLYQHLKPAYFRMKYRIPITNPLLEQIKSQHRELYTIVKELLLPMETLLGITIPEEEIGFITIHFGALLEKPKKSVRKKKLSLIVCPSGISSSLMVKHQVESLFSEISVEKTLSLQEFHEGNFGAYDLIFSTVALETDIPTYEVKPIMTPIEKNNLVNEVYQQLQGINYHGMTATELIQILEPFVTIHHEKGLRNALSTITFHKKEEVDRRKRPVLRELLTEETIQMADQLSDWEEAIKVAARPLLVKGVIEPSYIEAMIDNVKDLGPYVVIGPEVAVPHARPEKGVNQVGMSFLKLNKPVYFLNNVKYPVRLLFCIAAIDNKTHLTALSQLTKLLSQKDNIDLLKEISVQENFISLFKQYSELD; encoded by the coding sequence ATGATGATTGAAAAACGCCCTGCCCAGCTGCTGAATTATTTAATAAAAGTGAAAGAAACCACGATAAATCAGGTGATCGACCATACACGCTTAACCAAACGGCAAATTTTCTACGATTTGGATAAAATCAATCATTGGTTGAAAGGGAATGGACTTCCTCCTATCCCATTCAAGGGCATCCATCAAATCGTAATGCCAGATTCCGTTATGCAGTATGTTCGTAAACAACAAATGACCAGTCAAGAAAGAGGCTTTGTCTTAAATGAGGAAGAACGGTTGATTTTCATTTATCTCTATCTCTTTATTCGTAAGGAGCCCATCTCATCCATTCATTTAACTCAACTCTTACAGGTTAGCAAAAATACAGTTATTTCGGATGTGAAAAAAGCAAATGAATGGAATGAACCGTTTCTTGTGAAAATCTGTTATACCCGACGGCAGGGGTATCATCTAATGGGTACAGAATTTGATAAGCGGGTTCTGGTTATGGAACATCTGTCCAAGATACTGCAAGAGCCATATGGTGAAAGAATGATAGACTACTTGTTAAATCGGACAGATTATTCAATCCCTATCGATTCCCTCAAGAGCGTCATTAAGATGATTGAAAAAAACTATAAGCTTCATTTTGTCGAGGAACGGCTTACTCCATTTACTTACTTTCTTCTTCTTTATTCCTACCGCTCTCGGGAAAAAAAGTTTGTTCAGTTCCATTCCAGTGAAATGGATGTCTTAAAGCAAGATCCGATGAGGATGGTGGCCATACAACTGATTCAATCTCTTCATTTTGAAGAGGAGGAGTCAGAGATCTGTTACTTGACGATTCAACTACTGGGCTTGTCATTAGGAAATGGTTTAATTCCAGACGGTGACCGTGATCTTTTATTTAAACTTTGTCTGCAGTTGGTGAGTGAATTCGAATCCAAAGCTTGTATTGGCTTTGAAAAGAAGAATGAAGTGATTCAATCGCTGTACCAACATCTTAAGCCTGCTTATTTTCGCATGAAGTATCGGATTCCGATTACCAATCCACTTCTTGAACAGATAAAAAGTCAGCATAGAGAGTTATATACAATTGTGAAGGAATTGCTGTTACCTATGGAGACGCTGCTAGGGATCACCATTCCAGAAGAAGAGATTGGATTTATCACGATTCACTTTGGTGCTCTGTTAGAAAAACCGAAAAAAAGCGTACGGAAAAAGAAGCTTTCCCTCATTGTATGTCCAAGTGGGATTAGCTCTTCTTTAATGGTTAAACATCAAGTAGAGTCGCTTTTTTCCGAAATTTCTGTTGAGAAAACACTATCACTACAAGAATTTCATGAGGGGAATTTTGGCGCGTATGATCTTATTTTTTCAACCGTAGCTTTGGAGACGGATATCCCCACCTACGAAGTTAAGCCCATAATGACCCCAATTGAAAAAAACAATTTAGTTAATGAGGTGTACCAACAATTGCAGGGAATTAACTACCATGGGATGACAGCCACTGAGCTCATTCAAATTCTTGAACCATTTGTTACTATTCACCATGAAAAGGGGTTGAGGAATGCATTAAGTACGATCACCTTCCACAAAAAAGAAGAGGTTGATAGGAGGAAACGGCCAGTGTTACGGGAGTTATTAACAGAAGAGACGATTCAAATGGCGGACCAGCTTTCTGATTGGGAAGAAGCGATAAAAGTAGCGGCCAGGCCACTGCTCGTGAAGGGGGTGATTGAACCTTCCTATATTGAAGCTATGATTGATAATGTCAAAGACCTTGGTCCATACGTGGTGATCGGCCCAGAGGTAGCCGTCCCGCACGCGCGTCCTGAAAAGGGTGTAAATCAGGTAGGCATGAGTTTTTTAAAGCTAAATAAACCAGTATATTTTTTAAACAATGTGAAGTATCCTGTACGTTTATTGTTTTGTATTGCAGCCATTGATAATAAAACACATTTAACAGCACTATCCCAATTAACCAAACTCCTCAGTCAAAAAGACAACATTGATCTCCTGAAAGAAATAAGTGTGCAAGAAAACTTCATTAGCTTATTCAAACAATATTCTGAATTAGATTGA
- a CDS encoding PTS sugar transporter subunit IIB, with translation MKIMAVCGSGLGSSFMLEMNIQQILLELGVGGVEVEHSDLSSATADQADLFVAAKDIADGATHLGDLVVIDSIIDMDGLREKIKEVLQERGLL, from the coding sequence ATGAAAATAATGGCGGTTTGTGGTTCAGGTTTAGGAAGTTCTTTTATGCTGGAGATGAATATTCAACAAATTTTATTGGAGCTTGGAGTGGGTGGGGTGGAGGTAGAGCATTCCGATCTTAGTTCGGCAACGGCCGATCAAGCTGATTTATTTGTGGCAGCCAAGGATATTGCAGACGGAGCAACGCATTTAGGCGACCTTGTGGTGATTGACAGTATTATTGATATGGATGGATTACGCGAAAAGATAAAGGAAGTGTTACAGGAGAGAGGGCTCTTATAA
- a CDS encoding PTS ascorbate transporter subunit IIC, whose amino-acid sequence MGERFLKLMMDILSQPAVLVALISFIGLVLQKKSMSDIIKGTTKSFLGFIVIAAGAGILVGSLDPFGKMFQEAFHVTGVVPNNEAIVAMALTEYGSATAFIMFFGMLANILIARFTRLKYIFLTGHHTLYMACMLAVILVVSGLKGVPLVIIGSLALGLIMAVFPAICQPFMKKITGTDAVGFGHFSSLGYVLSGLVGKVVGKGSRSTEKINFPKGLGFLRDSSVTIALTMTVLYVVIALFAGPSYVEKELSNGTHYLVFAIIQAVTFAAGVFIILSGVRLVLAEIVPAFKGISARLVPNSKPALDCPIVFPYAPNAVLIGFFCSFLGGIVGMIFLGFTGSVIILPGVVPHFFTGATAGVFGNATGGIRGATIGSFANGLLITFLPVFLLPVLGDLGFANTTFSDSDFGASGIVLGNISKSFGATGVTVTVVGLVLLALLYGFFKKDKNDAAKIEA is encoded by the coding sequence ATGGGAGAAAGATTTCTGAAATTGATGATGGATATTTTAAGCCAGCCGGCAGTTTTGGTCGCACTCATTTCCTTTATCGGACTGGTTCTTCAGAAAAAGTCAATGAGCGATATCATTAAAGGTACGACAAAATCATTCTTAGGTTTTATTGTTATTGCAGCTGGGGCGGGAATCCTGGTTGGCTCTCTTGATCCGTTCGGTAAGATGTTTCAGGAGGCCTTTCATGTAACAGGTGTTGTGCCGAATAACGAGGCTATAGTAGCCATGGCGTTAACGGAGTATGGAAGTGCGACAGCCTTCATAATGTTCTTTGGGATGCTGGCGAACATTTTGATTGCTCGTTTTACTAGACTAAAATATATCTTTTTAACAGGACATCATACGTTATATATGGCTTGTATGCTTGCTGTCATCTTAGTCGTTTCAGGTTTAAAAGGGGTTCCGCTCGTGATTATTGGTTCTCTTGCACTGGGTTTAATCATGGCTGTATTCCCTGCCATTTGTCAGCCGTTTATGAAAAAAATTACTGGCACCGATGCAGTTGGGTTCGGGCATTTCTCAAGTTTAGGATATGTTCTTTCTGGACTTGTTGGAAAGGTTGTTGGAAAAGGATCTCGTTCTACTGAAAAGATTAATTTCCCAAAGGGGTTAGGGTTTTTACGTGACAGCTCCGTAACGATTGCTTTAACGATGACCGTTCTTTATGTGGTCATTGCTCTCTTTGCTGGACCGTCTTACGTTGAAAAGGAACTAAGCAATGGGACTCATTATCTCGTTTTTGCTATCATTCAAGCGGTGACATTTGCGGCTGGGGTATTCATTATTCTTTCAGGTGTACGACTTGTTTTAGCTGAAATCGTTCCAGCATTTAAAGGAATATCTGCAAGGCTTGTGCCGAATTCTAAGCCGGCACTTGACTGTCCAATCGTATTCCCTTATGCACCAAACGCCGTTCTAATTGGCTTCTTCTGTAGCTTCTTAGGTGGAATTGTGGGAATGATTTTCCTTGGATTTACTGGATCCGTCATTATTTTACCAGGTGTGGTTCCGCATTTCTTTACCGGTGCAACAGCTGGGGTTTTTGGAAATGCAACAGGCGGCATTCGAGGTGCAACCATTGGGTCGTTTGCTAACGGATTGTTGATTACGTTCCTTCCCGTTTTTTTACTTCCTGTTCTCGGAGATTTGGGCTTTGCGAATACGACGTTCTCTGATAGTGATTTTGGAGCATCAGGAATCGTTCTTGGAAATATCTCTAAATCATTTGGTGCAACAGGTGTAACGGTTACCGTTGTCGGCTTGGTATTGCTGGCATTACTCTATGGCTTTTTCAAAAAAGATAAGAATGATGCTGCGAAGATAGAAGCGTAA